In Rubrobacter radiotolerans DSM 5868, a genomic segment contains:
- the hpf gene encoding ribosome hibernation-promoting factor, HPF/YfiA family — MEVVVKARNLSLTEALESYAREKVERVTRFFDEEKSAARAEVELIHERNKSHSEPEVVEATLFVGGVVLKAGEASQDMYASIDGMGDKLERQVKRYRSKQIERWQGTRGKGAAVEVEPEPFVVEEADDIEPRIVKTKQFQMKPMSPEEAVLQMELLDHDFFVFTNAETDSVCVVYRRRDGDYGLIEPS, encoded by the coding sequence ATGGAGGTAGTGGTCAAGGCGAGAAACCTCTCCCTGACGGAGGCGCTTGAGAGCTACGCCCGGGAGAAGGTCGAGCGCGTTACGCGCTTCTTCGACGAGGAGAAGAGCGCGGCCCGGGCGGAGGTGGAGTTGATCCACGAGCGCAACAAGAGCCACTCCGAGCCCGAGGTCGTCGAGGCGACGCTCTTTGTCGGCGGGGTCGTGCTGAAGGCCGGGGAGGCTTCTCAGGACATGTACGCCTCGATAGACGGCATGGGCGACAAGCTGGAGCGACAGGTCAAGCGCTACCGCTCAAAGCAGATAGAGCGCTGGCAGGGCACTCGCGGGAAGGGAGCCGCCGTCGAGGTCGAGCCGGAGCCGTTCGTTGTCGAGGAGGCCGACGACATAGAGCCCCGGATCGTCAAGACCAAGCAGTTCCAGATGAAGCCGATGAGTCCGGAGGAGGCCGTCCTTCAGATGGAGCTTCTCGACCACGACTTCTTTGTCTTCACGAACGCCGAGACCGACAGCGTCTGCGTTGTTTACCGTCGGCGCGACGGCGACTACGGGCTGATAGAGCCGAGCTGA